In Nicotiana tabacum cultivar K326 chromosome 21, ASM71507v2, whole genome shotgun sequence, one DNA window encodes the following:
- the LOC107815606 gene encoding calcium-binding protein KRP1-like, with amino-acid sequence MATLGRDVVFEDFFPSMVEKLGAEGFLKELSNGFRMLMDEEREVITFESLKKNSVLLGLKDMRDDEVMCMLREGDFDGDGCLNEMEFCVLMFRLSPDLMDISRIWLEETLAKL; translated from the coding sequence ATGGCTACATTGGGACGAGACGTCGTGTTCGAGGATTTTTTCCCTTCAATGGTGGaaaaacttggagctgagggatTCTTGAAAGAGCTAAGTAATGGATTTCGAATGCTAATGGATGAGGAGAGGGAAGTCATTACCTTTGAGAGTTTGAAAAAGAATTCTGTATTGTTGGGATTGAAAGATATGAGAGATGATGAGGTAATGTGCATGTTGAGAGAAGGGGATTTTGATGGAGATGGTTGTTTAAATGAGATGGAGTTTTGTGTGCTTATGTTTCGTTTGAGTCCTGATTTAATGGACATATCAAGAATTTGGTTGGAAGAAACTCTTGCCAAATTGTAG